A genomic window from Phoenix dactylifera cultivar Barhee BC4 chromosome 7, palm_55x_up_171113_PBpolish2nd_filt_p, whole genome shotgun sequence includes:
- the LOC103702262 gene encoding uncharacterized protein LOC103702262, producing MESPTIEFGRSCSKELVPPWLKPMLRTSFFVPCDVHANSNKSECNMYCLDCVGRALCSCCLRDQHHKNHRVFQIRRSSYHNVIRVSEVSKFIDISCIQTYVINSAKIVFLNGRPQPRQGKGVTNTCEICCRSLLLDNFRFCSLGCKLGGMQRDPGLTFALRPKTSRDWLHGSESDESSTPTKFPKMSPAVAIDGWRWSDDEGGKSTTTTTSISPATSPTISYRTSRRKGTPRRAPF from the exons ATG GAGAGTCCGACGATCGAGTTCGGCAGGAGCTGCAGCAAGGAATTGGTTCCGCCATGGCTGAAGCCCATGCTGAGGACGAGCTTCTTCGTCCCCTGCGACGTCCACGCCAACTCCAACAAGAGCGAGTGCAACATGTACTGCTTGGACTGCGTCGGACGCGCACTTTGTTCTTGTTGTCTACGGGATCAACACCATAAGAATCACCGTGTCTTTCAG atACGGAGGTCATCGTACCACAACGTGATCAGGGTGTCGGAGGTGTCGAAGTTCATAGATATATCATGCATCCAGACGTATGTGATAAACAGCGCCAAGATCGTGTTTTTGAACGGGAGGCCGCAGCCGAGGCAGGGGAAGGGCGTCACCAACACCTGTGAGATTTGCTGCCGGAGCCTCCTCCTCGACAACTTCCGCTTCTGCTCCCTCGGATGCAAG CTGGGAGGCATGCAAAGAGACCCGGGGCTCACCTTTGCGCTACGCCCCAAAACCAGCCGAGACTGGCTTCATGGTTCCGAGTCGGATGAGTCGTCGACCCCAACGAAGTTCCCGAAGATGTCGCCCGCCGTGGCCATTGACGGCTGGAGGTGGTCGGACGACGAGGGCGGTAAGTCCACCACGACCACCACCAGCATTTCTCCCGCGACCTCTCCTACTATCAGCTACCGGACGTCGAGGCGTAAGGGTACACCCCGCCGAGCTCCCTTTTGA